In one Campylobacter insulaenigrae NCTC 12927 genomic region, the following are encoded:
- the uvrB gene encoding excinuclease ABC subunit UvrB: protein MFNLTSNYTPSPDQKQAIDGIVKSIKEGNKYQTLLGVTGSGKTFTMANIIKQLNMPTLIMSHNKSLCAQLYSEFKGFFSQNHVEYFISYYDYYQPEAYIPRTDIFIEKDSSTNEDLERLRLSASASLLSYDDVICIASVSANYGLGNPSEYIGMVLILELNMQISQKQLLKKLVDMGYKRNDNFFDRADFRVNGDIIDIYPAYYEDEAIRLEFFGDELEVMYHYDVFENKKGKNLNKFILYPTSQFSVGELRLKEAINGIKNELNERLAYFENENKLVEAQRLKQRVEFDIEMLQSTGMCKGVENYALHLTGLKSGDTPYTLFDYFAIKNKDFLVIVDESHVSLPQFKGMFAGDRSRKQVLVDYGFRLPSALDNRPLMFDEFINKNCKFLFVSATPAPLELELSKNKIFHQIMRPTGLLDPIIELKDSDNQVEILFDEAKKVIKRNERVLVTVLTKKMAEDLSKYYLELGLKVKYMHSEIDAIERNEIIRDLRNGFFDILIGINLLREGLDLPEVSLIAIMDADKEGFLRSTTALIQTMGRAARNINGRVLLFCKKITKSMQEAIETTNQRRILQESYNKKHNITPTSVKRDIEKSLKQEIDQAEIYRKSKEVEKMPAKERAKIIKDLRNQMLKAAKELEFEKAAMLRDEINKLRTL from the coding sequence ATGTTTAATCTTACAAGCAATTACACTCCTAGTCCTGATCAAAAACAAGCTATAGATGGTATTGTTAAAAGCATTAAAGAAGGTAATAAATATCAAACTTTACTTGGTGTTACAGGAAGTGGTAAAACATTTACTATGGCAAATATAATTAAACAACTAAATATGCCAACTTTAATAATGTCTCACAATAAAAGTTTATGTGCTCAACTTTATAGTGAATTTAAAGGCTTTTTCTCTCAAAATCATGTGGAATATTTTATAAGTTATTATGATTATTATCAACCAGAAGCCTACATACCAAGAACAGACATTTTTATAGAAAAAGATAGCTCTACTAATGAAGATCTAGAAAGACTAAGATTGAGTGCTAGTGCCTCACTTTTAAGCTATGATGATGTAATTTGTATTGCAAGTGTTTCAGCAAATTACGGCTTGGGTAATCCTAGTGAATATATTGGCATGGTTTTGATTTTGGAATTAAATATGCAAATTTCACAAAAGCAATTATTAAAAAAACTCGTAGATATGGGATATAAACGCAACGATAATTTTTTTGATAGAGCTGATTTTCGTGTAAATGGGGATATAATCGATATTTATCCAGCATACTATGAAGACGAAGCTATTAGACTTGAATTTTTTGGAGATGAATTAGAAGTTATGTATCATTATGATGTGTTTGAAAATAAAAAAGGCAAGAATTTAAATAAATTCATACTTTATCCAACAAGTCAATTCAGCGTAGGAGAACTTAGACTTAAAGAGGCTATTAATGGCATCAAAAATGAACTTAACGAACGTCTAGCTTATTTTGAAAATGAAAATAAACTCGTAGAAGCTCAAAGATTAAAACAAAGAGTTGAATTTGATATTGAAATGCTTCAAAGTACTGGTATGTGCAAAGGGGTAGAAAATTATGCATTACATCTTACAGGACTTAAAAGTGGTGACACTCCTTATACTTTATTTGATTATTTTGCTATTAAAAATAAAGATTTTCTAGTTATTGTAGACGAAAGCCATGTTTCTTTGCCACAATTTAAAGGTATGTTTGCAGGAGATCGTAGTAGAAAACAAGTTTTAGTTGATTATGGTTTTCGCTTACCTAGCGCTTTAGATAATCGACCTTTAATGTTTGATGAATTTATTAATAAAAATTGCAAATTTTTATTTGTTTCAGCTACTCCTGCACCTCTTGAATTAGAACTTAGTAAGAATAAAATTTTTCATCAAATTATGCGACCTACTGGCTTATTAGATCCTATTATAGAACTTAAAGATAGCGATAATCAAGTAGAAATTTTATTTGATGAAGCCAAAAAGGTAATAAAACGCAACGAAAGAGTATTGGTAACTGTTTTAACTAAAAAAATGGCAGAAGATCTAAGCAAATATTATCTTGAACTTGGTTTAAAAGTTAAATATATGCATTCAGAAATAGATGCGATTGAAAGAAATGAGATTATTCGTGATTTAAGAAATGGTTTTTTTGATATTTTAATCGGAATTAATCTTTTAAGAGAAGGACTTGATTTACCAGAAGTTTCTCTTATAGCCATTATGGATGCCGATAAAGAAGGTTTTTTAAGAAGCACAACAGCATTGATTCAGACTATGGGTAGAGCTGCAAGAAATATAAATGGTAGAGTGTTGCTTTTTTGTAAAAAAATCACAAAATCTATGCAAGAAGCTATTGAAACTACCAATCAAAGAAGAATTTTACAAGAATCTTATAACAAAAAACACAATATCACACCAACTTCAGTAAAAAGAGATATTGAAAAAAGCTTAAAACAAGAAATCGATCAAGCAGAAATTTACCGCAAAAGCAAAGAAGTTGAAAAAATGCCTGCCAAAGAACGTGCAAAAATAATAAAAGATCTAAGAAATCAAATGTTAAAAGCAGCTAAAGAGCTTGAATTTGAAAAAGCTGCTATGCTTAGAGATGAAATCAATAAATTAAGAACTTTATAA
- the efp gene encoding elongation factor P, producing MASYGMGDLKKGLKIEIDGVPFKIVEYQHVKPGKGPAFVRIKIKSFIDGKVLEKTFHAGDKCESPNLEEKQMQYLYDDGENCQFMDTQTYEQVAISDEDVGEAKKWMLDGTMVDVLFHNGKAIGVEVPQVMELKIVETAPNFKGDTQGSNKKPATLETGAVVQIPFHVLEGEIIRVDTVRGEYIERANK from the coding sequence ATGGCTTCTTATGGAATGGGAGATTTGAAAAAAGGTTTAAAAATAGAGATTGATGGTGTTCCTTTTAAAATAGTGGAGTACCAACACGTAAAACCAGGTAAAGGTCCTGCTTTTGTACGTATTAAAATCAAATCTTTTATTGATGGTAAAGTTTTAGAAAAGACTTTTCATGCAGGAGATAAATGTGAATCTCCAAATTTAGAAGAAAAACAAATGCAATATTTATATGATGATGGCGAAAATTGTCAATTTATGGATACTCAAACTTATGAGCAAGTTGCTATTAGTGATGAAGATGTAGGAGAGGCTAAAAAATGGATGCTTGATGGAACTATGGTTGATGTGTTGTTTCATAATGGTAAAGCAATTGGTGTTGAAGTGCCACAAGTAATGGAGCTTAAAATTGTAGAAACTGCACCTAATTTTAAAGGAGATACTCAAGGATCAAATAAAAAACCAGCAACGCTAGAAACTGGTGCGGTAGTACAAATTCCTTTTCACGTCTTAGAAGGTGAAATAATTCGTGTTGATACTGTCCGTGGTGAGTACATTGAAAGAGCAAATAAATAA
- a CDS encoding alpha-ketoglutarate reductase / D-3-phosphoglycerate dehydrogenase: MKKIIVCDAILDKGVDLLKNADDIELIEASHLSKEVLLTKLADVDVAITRSSTDVDLKFLNACKNLKALVRAGVGVDNVDIDECSKKGIIVMNVPTANTIAAVELTMNHLLCSARSFVNAHNFLKIQRKWERELWYGVELMNKTLGVIGFGNIGSRVAVRAKAFGMKVIAFDPYVAASKMKELGIECVDSLDEILVQSDFITIHTPKTKETTNMISYEEINKMKDGVRLINCARGGLYNEQALCDGLKNNKIAWLGIDVFDKEPATNHPFLDFENISVTSHLGANTLESQENISIQACEQALNAARGISYPNALNLPIKTEDLPNFVAPYIELISKMGFLAAQLDKNPIKAIKLESEGDISDYNESLLTFAVVSVLRGILGEKINYINAKFVAQDKGIELSHDVLPRSGYSNKISIKVITDNSSLSIAGTIFGDSEQRIVELNGFDIDFKPKGKMIILNNNDIPGVIANVSGILAHNNVNIADFRLGRNGFGKALAVILLDEKISKTILAELRAIDACIFAEYAEI, encoded by the coding sequence ATGAAAAAAATTATAGTTTGTGATGCAATATTAGACAAAGGGGTTGATCTTTTAAAAAATGCTGATGATATCGAGCTTATAGAAGCTTCTCATTTATCTAAAGAAGTACTTTTGACAAAACTTGCTGATGTTGATGTTGCAATTACTAGAAGTTCTACTGATGTTGATTTAAAGTTTTTAAATGCTTGTAAAAATTTAAAAGCTTTGGTAAGAGCTGGTGTAGGCGTTGATAATGTTGATATTGATGAATGTTCTAAAAAAGGTATTATAGTGATGAACGTGCCAACAGCAAATACCATTGCTGCTGTTGAGTTAACAATGAATCACTTACTTTGTTCTGCTAGATCTTTTGTAAATGCTCATAATTTTTTAAAAATTCAAAGAAAATGGGAAAGAGAATTGTGGTACGGTGTGGAGCTTATGAATAAAACTTTAGGTGTAATAGGTTTTGGTAATATAGGCTCAAGGGTGGCAGTTCGTGCTAAGGCATTTGGTATGAAAGTAATTGCATTTGATCCTTATGTTGCAGCTTCAAAAATGAAGGAATTAGGAATAGAATGTGTAGATTCATTAGATGAAATTTTAGTTCAAAGTGATTTTATAACAATTCATACACCAAAAACAAAAGAAACAACAAATATGATTTCTTATGAAGAAATTAATAAAATGAAAGATGGCGTTAGACTTATAAATTGTGCTAGAGGAGGGCTTTATAATGAGCAAGCTCTATGCGATGGTCTAAAAAACAATAAAATAGCATGGCTTGGTATTGATGTTTTTGATAAAGAACCAGCAACTAATCATCCGTTTTTAGATTTTGAAAATATTTCAGTTACTTCACACTTAGGTGCTAATACCTTAGAAAGTCAAGAAAATATATCTATACAAGCATGTGAACAAGCTTTAAATGCGGCAAGAGGTATATCTTATCCGAATGCTTTAAATTTACCAATTAAAACAGAAGATCTACCTAATTTCGTAGCTCCATATATAGAATTAATTTCTAAAATGGGATTTTTGGCAGCTCAGCTTGATAAAAATCCAATCAAAGCTATTAAATTAGAAAGCGAAGGTGATATCAGTGATTACAATGAGTCTTTATTAACTTTTGCAGTTGTAAGCGTTTTAAGAGGAATTTTGGGTGAAAAAATTAATTATATAAATGCAAAATTTGTCGCTCAAGATAAAGGTATAGAACTTTCTCATGATGTTTTACCAAGAAGTGGATATAGCAATAAAATTTCAATAAAAGTTATTACAGATAATTCAAGTCTTTCTATAGCTGGAACTATTTTTGGTGATAGCGAGCAAAGAATAGTTGAATTAAATGGCTTCGATATAGACTTTAAGCCTAAAGGAAAAATGATTATTTTAAATAATAACGATATTCCTGGGGTTATTGCAAATGTTAGTGGAATTTTGGCTCATAATAATGTAAACATAGCAGATTTTAGACTTGGAAGAAATGGGTTTGGTAAAGCTTTAGCGGTAATTTTGTTGGATGAAAAAATTTCAAAAACTATACTTGCGGAGCTAAGAGCAATAGATGCTTGTATTTTTGCAGAATATGCAGAGATTTAA
- a CDS encoding 30S ribosomal protein S1, whose product MSEVNKKVQNRLEDIVIEEDFEQMLEESFKFNETAATQGVIVEIKGSEVFVNIGQKSEGILDLEEIQNNEGELIFKEGDTLEVAVIGSRGGRSLLSHKKALRKQKVKEFIENYKENDNIFDVKIIGKNKGGFVAVDDNGVEFFLPRSQSNFKDNNVINKTFKVKIIKIDTEAQSIVVSRKKIVDEERRKRKEIISNVINQDEIIEGIVKKITTYGMFVDVGGVDGLVHYSEISYKGPVNPNSLYNEGDKVPVKVIKYDKEKKHLSLSIKLAMPDPWDEIKDGLELGDTIKVTVSNIEPYGAFVDLGNDIEGFLHISEISWDKNAKNPKDYISEGQELDVEVIEINAKERRLRVSLKNLLAKPFDEFLKKYKVGDVVKGSVTSVTNFGAFIKIANMEGLLHNEDASWDRNDKCKDLYKIGDELEVKIIKLDKESQKISLSVKELQKSPVQTYAQNHHINEIIVGKIRDIKDFGLFVELDEGVDALIHKEDLGNIDLSSLKIGENIEALIVFIDEKKNRIRLSVRSLAKMKEREALNEINDNDKVTLGDIIKDKLS is encoded by the coding sequence ATGAGCGAGGTGAACAAAAAAGTTCAAAATAGACTAGAAGATATAGTCATAGAAGAAGATTTTGAGCAAATGCTTGAGGAATCTTTTAAATTTAATGAAACAGCGGCTACGCAAGGTGTTATTGTTGAAATCAAAGGCAGTGAAGTATTTGTTAATATTGGGCAAAAATCTGAAGGTATTTTAGACTTAGAAGAAATTCAAAATAATGAAGGTGAATTGATTTTTAAAGAAGGTGATACTTTAGAGGTTGCTGTGATAGGTTCTCGTGGTGGTAGATCTTTGCTTTCTCACAAGAAGGCTTTAAGAAAACAAAAAGTAAAAGAATTTATAGAAAATTACAAGGAAAATGATAATATTTTTGACGTAAAAATTATTGGCAAAAATAAAGGAGGCTTTGTAGCTGTTGATGACAATGGCGTTGAATTTTTTCTTCCAAGATCTCAAAGTAATTTTAAAGATAATAATGTTATCAATAAAACTTTTAAAGTAAAAATTATTAAAATTGATACAGAAGCCCAAAGTATCGTTGTTTCAAGAAAAAAAATTGTAGATGAAGAAAGAAGAAAGCGTAAAGAGATTATTTCTAATGTAATTAATCAAGATGAAATTATCGAAGGTATAGTTAAAAAAATTACGACTTATGGAATGTTTGTAGATGTAGGCGGAGTTGACGGGTTGGTTCACTATAGCGAAATTTCTTATAAAGGACCTGTAAATCCTAATTCTTTGTATAACGAAGGCGATAAAGTTCCAGTAAAAGTTATAAAATATGATAAAGAAAAAAAACATCTTTCTTTATCAATTAAATTAGCTATGCCAGATCCTTGGGACGAAATTAAAGATGGTTTAGAGCTCGGTGATACTATTAAAGTTACTGTATCTAATATAGAACCATATGGCGCATTTGTAGATTTAGGTAATGATATAGAAGGATTTTTACATATAAGTGAAATTTCATGGGATAAAAATGCCAAAAATCCAAAAGATTATATCAGTGAAGGTCAAGAGCTTGATGTAGAAGTTATTGAAATAAACGCAAAAGAAAGAAGACTCAGAGTATCTTTAAAAAATTTACTTGCAAAGCCTTTTGATGAGTTTTTGAAAAAATATAAAGTTGGCGATGTGGTTAAAGGAAGCGTTACTTCTGTAACTAATTTTGGTGCTTTTATAAAGATTGCAAATATGGAAGGTCTATTACATAATGAAGATGCTTCTTGGGATAGAAATGATAAGTGCAAGGATTTATATAAGATTGGTGATGAGTTAGAAGTTAAAATTATCAAATTAGATAAAGAAAGTCAAAAAATTTCTTTAAGCGTGAAAGAATTGCAAAAGAGTCCTGTTCAAACATACGCTCAAAATCATCATATAAATGAAATTATTGTGGGTAAAATTCGTGATATTAAAGATTTTGGATTGTTTGTGGAATTGGATGAAGGTGTAGATGCTTTAATTCACAAAGAAGATTTGGGTAATATTGATCTTTCTAGCTTAAAAATAGGTGAAAATATAGAAGCTTTAATCGTTTTTATTGATGAAAAGAAAAATAGAATTCGTTTAAGTGTTAGAAGTCTTGCTAAGATGAAAGAAAGAGAAGCATTAAATGAAATCAATGATAACGATAAGGTTACTTTAGGTGATATTATAAAAGATAAACTTTCATAA
- a CDS encoding 4-hydroxy-3-methylbut-2-enyl diphosphate reductase, which translates to MEIELANSYGFCFGVKRAIKKAEQIKDAATIGPLIHNNEEITRLWKNYNVKTLHDINELKDEGKAIIRTHGITKQDLAELKKKNIEIFDATCPFVTKPQKICEQMSNEGYEIVIFGDENHPEVKGVKSYVSTKAYVILDEKELIDVKLPSKIAVISQTTKKVEKFMEIVNFLMLKIKEVRVFNTICDATFKNQEAINELAKKSDVMIIVGGKNSANTKQLFLIAKNYCEDSYLIENEKEIQKEWFKNKKHCGISAGASTPDWVINLVLEKIKEYA; encoded by the coding sequence TTGGAAATTGAATTGGCAAATAGTTATGGATTTTGTTTTGGAGTAAAAAGAGCAATTAAAAAAGCAGAACAGATTAAAGATGCAGCTACCATAGGACCATTGATCCACAATAATGAAGAAATTACTCGTTTATGGAAGAATTATAATGTAAAAACCTTACACGATATCAATGAGTTAAAAGATGAAGGGAAAGCTATTATTCGTACCCATGGTATTACTAAACAAGATTTAGCAGAGTTAAAGAAAAAAAATATAGAAATTTTTGATGCAACTTGTCCTTTTGTTACCAAACCTCAAAAAATTTGTGAGCAAATGAGTAATGAAGGTTATGAAATTGTTATTTTTGGAGATGAAAATCATCCTGAGGTAAAAGGTGTAAAAAGTTATGTAAGCACTAAAGCTTATGTGATACTTGATGAAAAAGAGTTGATTGATGTAAAATTACCTTCTAAAATAGCTGTAATTTCGCAGACTACTAAAAAGGTTGAAAAATTTATGGAAATAGTAAATTTTTTAATGCTTAAAATCAAAGAAGTAAGAGTTTTTAATACAATCTGTGACGCAACTTTTAAGAATCAAGAAGCCATTAATGAACTTGCTAAAAAAAGTGACGTGATGATTATAGTTGGAGGTAAAAATTCAGCCAATACTAAACAATTGTTTTTGATAGCTAAAAATTATTGCGAGGATAGTTATTTAATAGAAAACGAAAAAGAAATTCAAAAAGAATGGTTTAAAAACAAAAAACATTGCGGAATAAGTGCTGGTGCTTCAACACCGGATTGGGTTATAAATTTGGTACTTGAAAAAATAAAGGAATATGCTTAA
- the aroA gene encoding 3-phosphoshikimate 1-carboxyvinyltransferase has protein sequence MRIFPISSFVATFEDIASDKSISHRCAIFSLFTNGTCKIKNYLNAQDTLNTLKIITSLGAEVKNDKNCIYITPPIKIQSPNKVLDCGNSGTSMRLLIGFLSSIENEFFVLSGDKYLNARPMRRICKPLQDIDAKIYGRNDANLAPICIQGVKINKFDYKSNIASAQVKTAMILAALNAKDKCYFEEIELSRDHSEIMLAKMGADIQILNNKIQISPLKDKLKPFEIYVPNDPSSAFYFALAACILPNSKVVLKNIVLNKTRIEAFKILEKMGAKISYIQTSDDYESVGDIYVESSCLNGVIVNEKIAWLIDEIPALAIAFACANGKSIVKNAKELRVKESDRIKAIVINLQKCGVKIKELDDGFEIEGGVSNGAQIESFGDHRIAMSFLILGLKYGMEVDDCDCIQTSFPNFIDMLKQMGAKFGN, from the coding sequence ATGAGAATTTTTCCCATCTCTTCTTTTGTGGCAACATTTGAAGATATAGCATCTGATAAATCTATATCTCATCGTTGTGCAATTTTTTCTTTATTTACAAATGGTACATGTAAAATAAAAAATTATCTTAATGCACAAGATACATTAAATACTTTAAAAATTATCACTTCGTTGGGTGCTGAAGTTAAAAATGATAAAAATTGTATTTATATTACTCCACCGATAAAAATTCAATCTCCTAATAAGGTGTTAGATTGTGGAAATTCTGGTACTTCAATGAGGCTTTTGATAGGATTTTTGAGTTCTATTGAGAATGAATTTTTTGTCTTAAGTGGTGATAAGTATCTAAATGCTAGACCAATGAGAAGAATATGTAAACCATTACAGGATATTGACGCTAAAATTTATGGGAGAAATGATGCTAATTTAGCTCCAATTTGTATCCAAGGAGTTAAAATTAATAAATTTGATTATAAAAGCAATATAGCATCTGCTCAAGTAAAAACAGCAATGATTTTAGCTGCTTTAAATGCAAAGGATAAATGTTATTTTGAAGAAATAGAGCTTTCAAGAGATCATAGTGAAATAATGCTTGCTAAAATGGGTGCAGATATTCAAATACTAAATAATAAAATTCAAATATCACCTTTAAAAGATAAACTTAAGCCTTTTGAAATTTACGTGCCCAATGATCCATCATCAGCTTTTTATTTTGCATTAGCTGCTTGTATTTTACCTAATTCTAAGGTTGTTTTAAAAAACATTGTATTGAATAAAACGCGTATAGAAGCTTTTAAAATTTTAGAAAAAATGGGTGCTAAAATTTCTTATATTCAAACTAGTGATGATTATGAGAGTGTGGGAGATATATATGTTGAAAGTTCTTGTTTAAATGGTGTTATTGTAAATGAAAAGATAGCTTGGCTTATAGATGAAATTCCTGCACTTGCTATAGCTTTTGCGTGTGCAAACGGTAAGAGTATTGTGAAAAATGCTAAAGAGCTTCGCGTAAAAGAAAGCGATAGAATTAAAGCCATCGTTATAAATTTGCAAAAATGTGGAGTAAAAATAAAAGAATTAGATGATGGTTTTGAAATTGAAGGTGGCGTATCTAATGGTGCTCAAATAGAAAGTTTTGGTGATCATCGCATAGCAATGTCTTTTTTAATTTTAGGATTAAAATATGGAATGGAAGTGGATGATTGTGATTGTATTCAAACTTCTTTTCCAAATTTTATAGATATGTTAAAACAAATGGGGGCAAAATTTGGAAATTGA
- the pheT gene encoding phenylalanine--tRNA ligase subunit beta yields MIISKNWLSEWIDLSDISTQTIVNTLNSIGLEVDNFKSVKAPDKVVIGKILEKTKHENSDKLNICKVDVGNEVLQIVCGAKNVEEEQFVAVSLIGALLPNGIEIKPAKLRGVESMGMICSSSELGFGKSNEGIMILDESIGELVLGKALNEYELFNDEIIEIDLTPNRGDCLSLYGVARDLSAALDLNLKEINVLKDNENSVGIGRILSIKNNTKLDGLFTYKALEIKEKFKLNIVIQIRLALVQKYKNSPIENLLSYSTHATGVILNAYDFHKLCKECQVDEKVVLEIKVQEHGEYGIYYNDKLISLAGIEQKDEFKINDDSKIIVIEASYIHPNIVANALAYYKNKNDMNYHTLRGSEPKLSLGIDYLSNECLKIENISIFSGIQQVFCDIEEKIIGIFTSDIDKIIGMPIDRNILVKILKKLGFEISAINEEQINVKIPLHRSDIANIADISEEILRIIGIDNIPSRALEFKEKNRLNKIYFDYQDLKNLRLKASHNGYFESIHYVLDNEEELNFLGFKCIKNKLINPITSELNTLRSTLINHLLKAVSFNLKNSRKKIKLFECGSVFDEYSVEHSKFAMVYCGFKEEAKISNKAKPAAIDFYTFLAEIKSVIGDFTMQKSNHCFLSPYEQANVYKNGKCIGFVGRMHLSIENKRDLIKTYVCEFDVENLKQEFKIVKNYSKFPSMSRDLSILIPKGFEYDKIKKAIIKLDINILESFKVVDLYTDESLGDFYSLTINFVFRDFEKTLEDSIVIEQTNIILQTLNEEFGLNLR; encoded by the coding sequence ATGATTATTAGTAAAAATTGGTTAAGTGAATGGATTGATTTAAGTGATATTTCCACGCAAACTATTGTTAATACTTTAAATTCTATAGGTTTAGAAGTTGATAATTTTAAAAGTGTTAAAGCTCCAGATAAAGTAGTGATAGGAAAAATTTTAGAAAAAACAAAACACGAAAATTCAGATAAATTAAATATTTGTAAAGTTGATGTTGGAAATGAAGTTTTACAGATTGTATGTGGAGCTAAAAATGTCGAAGAAGAACAATTTGTAGCAGTTTCTTTGATTGGTGCTTTATTGCCTAATGGTATTGAAATAAAACCAGCAAAACTAAGAGGCGTAGAATCTATGGGTATGATATGCTCATCTAGTGAATTGGGTTTTGGAAAAAGCAATGAAGGTATTATGATTTTAGATGAAAGCATAGGGGAATTAGTTCTTGGCAAGGCTCTTAATGAATATGAATTATTTAATGATGAAATTATTGAGATAGATCTTACGCCAAATCGTGGTGATTGCTTAAGCTTGTATGGTGTTGCAAGGGATTTAAGTGCAGCATTAGATTTGAATTTAAAAGAAATAAATGTCTTAAAAGATAATGAAAATAGTGTAGGTATTGGAAGGATTTTAAGTATTAAAAATAATACCAAGCTAGATGGATTATTTACATATAAAGCTTTAGAAATTAAAGAAAAATTTAAACTTAATATAGTGATACAAATTCGTCTAGCATTGGTACAAAAATATAAAAATAGTCCTATTGAAAACCTTTTATCTTATAGTACTCATGCTACTGGTGTCATTCTTAATGCGTATGATTTTCATAAACTTTGCAAAGAATGCCAAGTGGATGAAAAAGTTGTTTTAGAAATAAAAGTTCAAGAGCATGGAGAATATGGAATTTATTATAACGATAAATTAATTTCTTTAGCTGGAATTGAACAAAAAGATGAATTTAAAATTAATGATGATAGTAAAATTATTGTTATTGAAGCAAGCTATATACACCCAAATATTGTTGCGAATGCTTTAGCATATTATAAAAACAAAAACGATATGAATTATCATACTTTAAGAGGTAGTGAGCCAAAACTTTCTTTAGGTATTGATTATTTATCAAATGAATGCTTAAAAATAGAAAATATTAGTATTTTTTCAGGCATTCAACAAGTATTTTGCGACATAGAAGAAAAGATCATAGGAATATTTACAAGTGATATTGATAAAATTATTGGCATGCCAATAGATAGAAATATATTAGTTAAAATTTTGAAAAAATTGGGTTTTGAAATTTCTGCAATTAATGAAGAACAAATTAATGTAAAAATTCCTTTACATCGAAGCGATATAGCTAACATTGCTGATATTAGTGAAGAAATTTTAAGAATTATAGGTATTGATAATATTCCTTCAAGAGCTTTGGAATTTAAGGAAAAAAATCGCTTAAATAAAATTTATTTTGACTATCAAGATCTTAAGAATTTAAGATTAAAGGCTAGTCATAATGGATACTTTGAAAGTATACATTATGTTTTAGATAATGAAGAAGAATTAAATTTTCTAGGCTTTAAATGTATAAAAAATAAATTAATTAATCCTATAACAAGCGAACTTAATACCTTAAGAAGCACTTTGATTAATCATCTTTTAAAAGCAGTAAGTTTTAATCTCAAAAATTCTAGAAAAAAGATTAAACTTTTTGAATGCGGAAGTGTTTTTGATGAGTATTCTGTTGAGCATTCCAAATTTGCTATGGTTTATTGTGGTTTTAAAGAAGAAGCAAAAATTTCAAATAAGGCAAAACCAGCTGCAATTGATTTTTATACCTTTTTAGCTGAAATAAAAAGTGTTATAGGTGATTTTACTATGCAAAAATCTAATCATTGTTTTTTAAGTCCATATGAGCAAGCTAATGTTTATAAAAATGGTAAATGTATAGGTTTTGTTGGAAGAATGCATTTGAGTATTGAAAATAAGAGAGATTTAATAAAGACTTATGTGTGTGAATTTGATGTAGAAAATTTAAAGCAAGAATTTAAGATTGTTAAAAATTATTCTAAATTTCCTTCTATGAGTAGAGATTTAAGTATTTTAATTCCTAAAGGATTTGAATACGATAAAATCAAAAAAGCTATTATTAAATTAGATATAAATATTTTAGAAAGCTTTAAAGTAGTAGATCTATATACTGATGAATCTTTAGGAGATTTTTATAGTCTAACGATTAATTTTGTATTTAGAGATTTTGAAAAGACTCTAGAAGATAGTATTGTGATAGAGCAGACTAATATAATTTTGCAAACTTTAAATGAAGAATTTGGATTAAATTTAAGATGA